In the genome of Pseudomonadota bacterium, the window GCCCATTCCTGAATTATAGGGTCAATAAGCGCTGCGTTAAAAGATCTGCTCATATCATTTATACAACGGGGGTCAGTACTAAGCTCCTCTCTCCCGATTGCTGTTACGAATCTTTTCCAAACACCGCTGCTGCTTGCAACTATCATAACCTGGCCATCCGTTGCTTTAAGACAGGTCATAAAACTCGCAAAACCAAAATTGCCAAACTGCTTGCGTATCTCACCATATACCTGATAATAGAGGAGAGTACCTAAATTCTGTGTAATGAAGGATGCTATGTCGAATAAAGCAACATCAACGAGCTGTCCTTTCCCAGTTTTCTCCCTGTGGTAGAGTGCAAGCAGAATTCCGAGTGCAGCCATTACCCCTGAGCAGCAGTCAATATAAGGAACTGTGGTTTTTAAGGGGGGGTCACCCTGAAAACCATTCAGTACCATAGCCCCTGCTCTTGCCTGTGTAACAAAGTCAAAACCAACATTTTGAGCATCCGGCCCATTTAGACCGTAACCTGAAACAACTGCCAGTATGATTGATGACGAGACCTTGCTTAAATTCTCATAATTTAGCTGTGCCTCCAGTGTCGTACCGGGAGGAAAATTGTGGATAACTACATCCGAAGATTTAACCATTTCTCTGAAAATTTCCATTCCTTCGTTAGTAGATAAATTTAGGGTGGTGGATTTTTTATTTCTCCCTAAAATTTTATATGTAAGTGTT includes:
- a CDS encoding CoA transferase; this encodes MKENDKELVLSNIRVLDLSRYLAGPLCGMMLADMGAEVIKVEPPGGAVDRTWGILGTDGETLTYKILGRNKKSTTLNLSTNEGMEIFREMVKSSDVVIHNFPPGTTLEAQLNYENLSKVSSSIILAVVSGYGLNGPDAQNVGFDFVTQARAGAMVLNGFQGDPPLKTTVPYIDCCSGVMAALGILLALYHREKTGKGQLVDVALFDIASFITQNLGTLLYYQVYGEIRKQFGNFGFASFMTCLKATDGQVMIVASSSGVWKRFVTAIGREELSTDPRCINDMSRSFNAALIDPIIQEWAKDKTTDEILDKLQAARVACAKVNAVDQLLSDPQSLAREMVVDVEYAGLGKISIPGIPIKLSLTPGKIRTLAPKVGENNKEIYCGLLGYDLKKFNSLKERGII